A part of Cotesia glomerata isolate CgM1 linkage group LG4, MPM_Cglom_v2.3, whole genome shotgun sequence genomic DNA contains:
- the LOC123262493 gene encoding uncharacterized protein LOC123262493, whose translation MKNEILATYFHMISTDDNPQHDKCPKGVDSWCKWNEAKALGTEPPKHATPLHPDVQKAIFPIYQDLSRVDLLERCLGGHTQNANESFNSTIWRMAPKHLHSGLKTIEIAAYLAACLFNEGSSSILLVMNELGLIVGNNSFNHAQQSDSQRVTRQNRRSSLDSKEARKARKEKLQAQNEAYEAEEGLQYGAGIAD comes from the coding sequence ATGAAAAATGAGATATTGGCAACTTATTTCCATATGATATCAACAGATGATAATCCACAACATGACAAATGTCCAAAGGGTGTAGATAGCTGGTGTAAGTGGAACGAAGCTAAAGCTCTGGGGACAGAACCTCCAAAACATGCGACACCTTTGCATCCTGACGTTCAAAAAGCGATTTTTCCAATTTATCAGGATTTATCCCGGGTAGATTTATTGGAGAGATGTTTAGGAGGCCATACTCAAAATGCTAATGAAAGTTTTAATTCAACTATTTGGCGTATGGCCCCTAAACATTTGCATAGTGgtttaaaaactattgaaattgCTGCATACTTGGCTGCTTGCTTATTCAATGAAGGCAgttcaagtattttattagTCATGAACGAGTTAGGTCTCATCGTTGGGAACAATAGCTTCAATCACGCACAACAATCCGACAGTCAGCGCGTAACCCGTCAGAATCGACGCAGCTCCTTGGACAGTAAAGAAGCCCGAAAAGCACGAAAAGAAAAGCTACAAGCTCAAAATGAAGCATATGAAGCTGAAGAAGGCTTACAATATGGTGCTGGAATAGCTGATTAA